The proteins below are encoded in one region of Fimbriimonadaceae bacterium:
- the mntR gene encoding manganese-binding transcriptional regulator MntR: MTGSKSTADRFERTREAHRAELAEDYVEVVLDLIEDTGEARVTEIAAKLGVAHPTVAKALRKLEREGLVELVPYRPVRLTSAGLNLARECRERHRIVVRFLLVLGLDAESAELEAEGIEHHVSEKTLLLMSRFGEKPTAS; this comes from the coding sequence GTGACGGGCTCAAAATCGACCGCCGACCGGTTCGAAAGGACCCGGGAGGCCCATCGGGCTGAGCTGGCCGAGGACTATGTGGAAGTCGTCTTGGACCTGATCGAGGATACGGGCGAGGCACGGGTGACGGAGATCGCGGCGAAGCTGGGCGTGGCGCACCCGACCGTGGCCAAGGCCCTCAGGAAGCTGGAACGAGAAGGTTTGGTGGAACTCGTGCCCTATCGACCCGTCCGGCTCACCTCCGCGGGTCTCAACCTTGCCCGCGAGTGCCGCGAGCGCCACCGCATCGTCGTGCGGTTCCTCCTCGTCCTCGGCCTGGACGCCGAGTCCGCCGAGCTCGAAGCGGAAGGAATCGAGCACCACGTGAGCGAAAAAACGCTCCTTCTTATGTCCCGCTTTGGGGAGAAGCCGACCGCCTCTTAG
- a CDS encoding Nramp family divalent metal transporter — MALEAGSQPGGGPPDTGFRSLPEVNSSVAVDRTKPTWRRWLGFAGPGFLVSVGYMDPGNWGTDLAGGSKFGYALLWVIFISNLMAQFLQVLCAKLGLVTGKDLAMACRDYYKRPAAIAMWILCEIAIIACDLAEVVGSAVALYLLFGIRLEAGVILTGLDVLILLSFMKFGFRKIEAIIFTLVLTIFGCFAYEIFLAKPDWSLVARGTFVPTLPNTEALLISVGILGATVMPHNLYLHSSIVQTRKIEQGNGGLEEAIKFNKIDTVLALSLAFFVNAAILILAAALFHNAGIVVEELEQGHVLLNTVLGAGSATAFAIALLASGQSSTITGTLAGQIVMEGFMRWRIAPWIRRLVTRSLAIIPAVILIQISGGKETVNLLVLSQVVLSMQLPFAIFPLVSVTSDKTKMGRFANKPLVKWLGYTMGFLISALNVYLLYDVYTTFQREHQVPWLPALVVGLILAAIGFAAYVHFIYKDRPKADGAAA, encoded by the coding sequence ATGGCATTGGAAGCAGGGAGTCAGCCAGGGGGGGGGCCGCCGGACACCGGTTTCCGCTCCCTACCGGAGGTCAACTCGTCGGTCGCGGTCGACCGCACGAAGCCGACCTGGCGGCGCTGGCTCGGCTTTGCGGGGCCAGGCTTTTTGGTCAGCGTCGGCTATATGGACCCCGGCAACTGGGGCACGGACCTCGCCGGCGGCTCGAAGTTCGGCTATGCGCTGCTTTGGGTGATTTTTATCTCCAACCTTATGGCGCAATTCCTCCAGGTGTTGTGCGCCAAGCTGGGTTTGGTAACCGGCAAGGATTTGGCGATGGCCTGCCGGGACTACTACAAAAGGCCTGCGGCGATCGCCATGTGGATCCTTTGCGAAATTGCGATCATCGCGTGCGACCTGGCCGAAGTCGTGGGGTCCGCGGTCGCGCTCTATCTTTTGTTCGGCATCCGGTTGGAAGCCGGCGTTATCCTCACGGGCCTAGACGTCCTGATCCTGCTGTCGTTCATGAAGTTTGGTTTCCGCAAGATTGAGGCGATTATCTTTACCCTGGTGCTCACAATCTTCGGTTGCTTTGCCTATGAGATCTTCTTGGCAAAACCAGACTGGAGCCTCGTTGCGCGGGGTACGTTTGTGCCCACTCTTCCGAATACGGAGGCGTTGCTGATCTCTGTCGGCATTCTCGGGGCCACGGTCATGCCTCATAACCTTTATCTCCACTCCAGCATCGTGCAGACTCGGAAGATAGAGCAAGGCAACGGGGGTCTCGAAGAGGCGATAAAGTTCAATAAGATCGACACCGTGCTCGCCCTCAGCCTCGCGTTCTTTGTGAACGCCGCGATCCTCATTCTTGCCGCGGCACTGTTCCATAACGCCGGTATCGTGGTGGAAGAGTTAGAGCAGGGTCACGTGCTTTTGAATACGGTTCTTGGTGCAGGTTCTGCGACTGCCTTTGCAATCGCCTTATTGGCCTCTGGCCAATCATCCACGATTACCGGCACCCTTGCAGGACAGATCGTCATGGAAGGCTTTATGCGATGGAGGATCGCACCATGGATCCGTCGCTTGGTCACGCGAAGCTTAGCGATTATCCCGGCCGTCATCCTGATCCAGATCAGTGGCGGAAAGGAGACCGTTAACTTACTCGTGCTTTCACAAGTCGTCCTTTCTATGCAACTGCCGTTCGCCATCTTTCCGCTCGTTAGCGTCACGAGCGACAAGACTAAGATGGGGCGTTTTGCGAATAAGCCATTGGTGAAGTGGCTCGGCTATACGATGGGCTTCCTGATCTCCGCCCTTAACGTGTACTTGCTCTACGACGTCTACACGACCTTCCAAAGGGAGCACCAGGTGCCCTGGCTGCCGGCGCTGGTCGTCGGCTTGATCCTTGCCGCCATCGGCTTCGCCGCCTATGTCCACTTTATCTATAAGGACCGGCCAAAGGCCGACGGGGCTGCGGCCTAG
- a CDS encoding FAD-dependent oxidoreductase — translation MARAAVIGAGIVGLFSAHELTRAGWQVSLYDAGAAAPLCSRGNAGMLVPSHIVPLAAPGVLDQVFTWLLDPHSPFRLKARPDIDLWRWARLFLAHCTQEHVKTAAPLLMQLGARGRRLWSEAAESLPFPFGFHERGLLMLCRTEDGLEEEAEAAMHARELGIEAEILAHRGLTALEPFAGHKAVGGVFYPGDAQIDPPLLTDGLRAHLAETGVEFVAEQVGEVAEVQGDVVVLAAGAWTEQLAKGLGIRMPLQGGKGYSFELARGELQTRIPSLLLEDRVAVTPMADRVRIAGTLELVGTDLSVDARRVEGLHRALPRFYAASVRPPLSCTWSGLRPCSPDGLPYIGQIPGTRYLVATGHGTLGVSLAPLTGRLIAQMADGRPTDLETGPLSPVRFG, via the coding sequence GTGGCAAGAGCCGCCGTCATCGGCGCCGGAATCGTCGGCCTCTTCAGCGCACACGAGCTGACAAGGGCCGGCTGGCAGGTGTCCCTTTACGACGCTGGTGCCGCCGCCCCCCTTTGCTCCAGGGGCAATGCGGGCATGCTGGTCCCGAGCCACATCGTCCCACTGGCGGCGCCGGGCGTTTTGGACCAAGTCTTCACCTGGCTGCTGGATCCCCACAGCCCCTTTCGCCTCAAAGCCCGACCCGACATCGACCTTTGGCGCTGGGCGCGCCTCTTCCTGGCCCATTGCACGCAAGAGCATGTGAAGACCGCCGCACCGTTGCTCATGCAGCTCGGCGCCAGGGGCCGCAGGCTCTGGAGCGAGGCCGCTGAATCGCTTCCCTTCCCCTTCGGCTTCCATGAGCGCGGCCTGCTCATGCTGTGCCGGACGGAAGACGGGCTCGAGGAAGAAGCCGAAGCGGCCATGCATGCGCGGGAACTCGGCATCGAAGCCGAGATCCTCGCCCATCGCGGACTCACCGCGCTCGAACCTTTTGCGGGCCACAAGGCGGTCGGTGGCGTCTTTTATCCCGGCGACGCCCAGATCGACCCGCCCCTGCTTACGGACGGGCTGCGAGCCCACCTCGCCGAGACTGGGGTCGAGTTCGTGGCGGAACAGGTGGGCGAGGTTGCGGAAGTCCAGGGGGACGTCGTCGTGCTTGCGGCCGGGGCATGGACCGAGCAGCTGGCGAAGGGATTGGGGATCCGCATGCCGCTGCAGGGCGGCAAGGGGTACAGCTTCGAACTGGCGCGAGGGGAGCTCCAGACCCGGATACCGAGCCTGCTGCTGGAGGATCGGGTCGCGGTGACGCCGATGGCCGACAGGGTTCGGATCGCGGGCACGCTCGAATTGGTCGGCACCGATTTATCGGTGGATGCGCGACGGGTCGAGGGACTGCATCGCGCCCTGCCCCGCTTCTACGCGGCATCGGTCCGGCCGCCGCTCTCGTGCACCTGGAGCGGCTTGAGGCCTTGCAGCCCTGACGGCCTGCCCTATATCGGCCAGATCCCGGGCACGCGCTACCTCGTCGCGACCGGGCACGGAACCCTCGGGGTTTCGCTCGCACCCCTGACCGGTCGTTTGATCGCGCAGATGGCGGACGGGCGGCCGACCGACTTGGAGACCGGCCCGCTTAGTCCCGTACGCTTCGGCTAG
- a CDS encoding PEP-CTERM sorting domain-containing protein: MKKTLLLALAAATVAANAQLLNTYNAMNQITPGGSSLSTITDFGVVQIFGDFGDFSGTSIDDFNTNGGNRVDKVAIAFEITDPSMPVNSFDWRIAIYTDPQSAGNSGNGLNGGPGVLSWVDLNAAQGTTTRITGVGGTTNPTYVQEFTGLNLAVSGSRAFIGMAIKRDFGAGGQAFVLGHSGGNPGGNNGWGINPGDGFGSGAVTPLANNYSYAVNVVPEPATMLALGTGLAALVARRRKA, translated from the coding sequence ATGAAGAAAACGCTGCTTCTCGCTCTTGCTGCGGCCACCGTCGCTGCCAACGCTCAGCTTCTCAACACCTATAACGCGATGAACCAGATCACTCCTGGCGGTTCTTCGCTCAGCACCATCACTGACTTCGGCGTCGTCCAGATCTTTGGCGACTTCGGCGACTTCAGCGGCACTTCGATCGACGACTTTAACACCAATGGTGGGAACCGAGTCGACAAGGTCGCGATCGCCTTCGAGATCACCGACCCGTCCATGCCCGTCAACAGCTTCGACTGGCGCATCGCCATTTACACGGATCCGCAGAGCGCGGGCAACTCCGGCAACGGCCTCAACGGCGGCCCCGGCGTCCTGAGCTGGGTCGACCTCAACGCTGCCCAGGGCACCACGACCCGCATCACCGGCGTCGGTGGCACCACCAACCCGACCTACGTCCAGGAGTTCACTGGACTCAACCTCGCCGTCAGCGGGTCCCGCGCCTTCATCGGCATGGCCATTAAGCGCGACTTCGGCGCCGGCGGCCAGGCCTTCGTGCTCGGCCACTCGGGCGGCAACCCGGGCGGCAACAACGGCTGGGGCATCAACCCGGGCGACGGCTTCGGCTCTGGCGCCGTCACCCCGCTCGCCAACAACTACAGCTACGCGGTCAACGTCGTTCCGGAGCCCGCCACGATGCTCGCTCTCGGCACGGGCCTCGCCGCTCTCGTCGCTCGCCGCCGCAAGGCCTAA
- a CDS encoding PEP-CTERM sorting domain-containing protein: MRTLLSLSLVAIAVAANAQLVNGPYNSMDQITPGGASLVSTPDFGVVQIFGDFPEFSGTSIDDFNTGGGNRVDKVAIAFEITDPSMPINSFDWRIAIYSSPNGAGNSGNGLNSGGGVLSWVDLNAAQGTTTRITGVGGTTNPTYIQEFSGLNLAVSGSTAYIGMAVRRDFGLGGQAFILSNVGGTPGGFNGYGINPGNGFGSGAVLQTANNYAYAVNVVPEPATMLALGAGLAAIARRRRSN; the protein is encoded by the coding sequence ATGCGAACCCTGCTTTCTCTGTCGCTCGTGGCCATCGCGGTTGCCGCTAACGCCCAGCTCGTTAATGGCCCTTACAACAGCATGGACCAGATCACCCCTGGCGGTGCTAGCCTCGTTTCGACCCCGGACTTCGGCGTCGTTCAGATCTTCGGTGACTTCCCCGAGTTCAGCGGCACCTCGATCGACGACTTCAACACCGGTGGTGGGAACCGAGTCGACAAGGTCGCCATCGCTTTCGAGATCACCGACCCGTCCATGCCGATCAACAGCTTCGATTGGCGCATCGCCATCTACAGCAGCCCGAACGGCGCTGGTAACTCGGGCAACGGCCTCAACAGCGGCGGCGGCGTCCTCAGCTGGGTCGACCTCAACGCTGCCCAGGGCACCACGACCCGCATCACCGGTGTTGGTGGCACCACCAACCCGACCTACATCCAGGAGTTCTCCGGTCTGAACCTCGCTGTTAGCGGCTCCACTGCCTACATCGGCATGGCTGTCCGACGCGACTTCGGTCTCGGCGGCCAGGCGTTCATCCTCAGCAATGTGGGTGGCACTCCCGGCGGCTTCAACGGCTACGGCATCAACCCGGGCAACGGCTTCGGGTCCGGCGCCGTCCTTCAGACGGCCAACAACTACGCCTACGCGGTCAACGTCGTGCCGGAGCCGGCCACGATGCTCGCGCTCGGCGCTGGCCTCGCTGCGATCGCTCGCCGACGCCGCAGCAACTAA